The Xiphias gladius isolate SHS-SW01 ecotype Sanya breed wild chromosome 9, ASM1685928v1, whole genome shotgun sequence genome window below encodes:
- the nlrc3 gene encoding NLR family CARD domain-containing protein 3 isoform X1 has product MEMKAHYDSILDRSKRITWQDDCYVDLQSTSCSLSARAETEDLGWIQKHQDQLQRFTTTSFLEGMLTHLRKMNMLSSAEGTKIKEAGRLPDQVNMLTTIVTGKDTQGSVALQGYIESSNCQEAQLIINHDYMVKEHKEVLLRQYEQNRDRDSVSCPKLNISSRTLLLVDGLSDLQQKEHDLMQVGATRGGKRNHLRQLPLAKLLEPMTRVSLPPRVSVTVGVAGIGKTTWVRHFIRQWSQGAICTDVSFILPFTFCELNSLEKLSAERLVKMTFPHLTDPSLILSSSCQTLLIFDGLDEFRFTLNFSDAAPCNDPKKEVSIDDLVTNIIRGNLLPDVAVWVTSRPGVASLIPGGLVDRVTEVPGFSPKDIQIFLNHHFSEREFASKIWAHLESHKILMVMCYIPCICWIVADTLMYIIQSGTQESLPRTCTELYAHFCSMKAEVGEPRGREPVKMEQLHGGNRKLLGNLGRLAFYGLLKHKYTFSEQDFRAYGIDLLLTQSSLGAGVLVREESAIHTTYRFTHLTLQEFLAATFYHVSSKRAIFDLFSESTMSWPKIGFQNHFRSAFQRAQQTEDGHLDVFVRFLTGLLCPVALKPLAGLLALGKEDGNQKAWAAGFLQGLLVSGGVVVSLRAVNLAYCLQELQQTEMLRSVEEDLRLGSLAGKLTRAHCVVLGYLLHVSPQCSEQTNLTGSLNYTTVKCLLPQLLYCSHLRLENNHFKDDVMELLGSLLSAKDCHIQKISLAENAISNKGAKALSRALLVNRTLTALNLRNNNIGSKGAKFLAEALKMNQVLVSINFQNNAIEEEGAQALAEVLQCNRRLVSLNIRKNTIGAGGAKRIANALKTNQTLTKLILCSNQLGDKGTIALAEALTLNHTLLSLQLQSNSISNRGMTALTKALRLNRGLVSLNLRENSIGVEGAKNMAQALHENNSLQNLDLTANLLHDEGVQAIAGAIKFNQGLTSLHLQWNFIKSSATKALAHALLSNGTMQLLDLQENAIGNEGVTFLAEALKTNASLRTLCLQGVTAGTNGAIAMAAALMTNQTLQTLDLRGNTVGMEGAKALANALKSNRSLKSLNLQENNLGMDGAIFIAMALKGNHQLTYINLQGNGIGESGAKVISDAIRANAPGCVVDI; this is encoded by the exons ATGGAGATGAAGGCACATTACGATTCTATCCTGGACCGAAGCAAACGCATTACGTGGCAGGACGACTGCTACGTGGATCTCCAGTCTAcgtcctgctctctctctgcacgAGCAGAAACGGAGG ATCTTGGCTGGATCCAAAAGCATCAAGACCAGTTGCAACGCTTCACGACAACATCCTTCCTGGAGGGGATGCTCACCCACCTGAGAAAGATGAATATGCTGAGTTCAGCTGAGGGGACCAAGATCAAGGAAGCGGGCCGGCTGCCAGACCAGGTTAACATGCTCACAACTATTGTCACTGGCAAGGACACTCAAGGCTCTGTTGCTCTCCAGGGTTACATAGAGAGCTCAAATTGTCAGGAGGCCCAGCTCATCATAAACCACG attACATGGTGAAGGAGCACAAAGAGGTGCTTTTACGGCAATATGAgcagaacagagacagagattcAGTCAGCTGCCCCAAACTTAACATCTCCTCAAGAACCTTACTTCTGGTCGATGGACTTTCTGACCTGCAGCAAAAGGAACATGACCTGATGCAGGTGGGGGCAACTCGCGGAGGGAAAAGAAATCATCTCAGACAGCTGCCGCTGGCCAAGCTTCTGGAACCCATGACCCGGGTCAGTTTGCCTCCCAGGGTCTCCGTCACAGTCGGTGTTGCCGGTATCGGCAAAACCACCTGGGTCCGACACTTCATCAGACAATGGAGCCAAGGGGCCATCTGTACAGATGTGAGCTTCATATTACCTTTCACCTTTTGTGAGCTGAACTCACTGGAGAAGCTTTCAGCTGAGAGACTGGTGAAAATGACTTTTCCTCACTTAACAGACCCCAGTCTGATCCTGAGCAGCTCCTGCCAGACACTGCTCATATTTGATGGTTTGGATGAATTCCGCTTTACTTTAAATTTCTCTGATGCAGCACCCTGCAATGACCCAAAAAAAGAAGTTTCCATTGACGACTTGGTTACTAACATCATCCGCGGTAATCTTCTCCCTGATGTAGCAGTGTGGGTGACTTCCaggccaggtgtggcctcgCTCATTCCTGGAGGACTGGTAGACAGGGTGACTGAGGTCCCAGGATTCAGCCCGAAGGACATCCAGATCTTCCTAAACCATCACTTCTCAGAGAGAGAATTTGCCAGCAAAATATGGGCACACTTAGAGTCGCATAAGATCTTAATGGTGATGTGCTACATACCATGCATTTGCTGGATAGTAGCTGATACTCTGATGTACATAATACAGAGTGGAACACAGGAAAGCCTTCCAAGGACTTGCACTGAGCTCTACGCCCACTTCTGTTCCATGAAGGCAGAAGTAGGTGAACCGAGAGGCAGGGAGCCTGTAAAAATGGAGCAGCTTCATGGGGGCAATCGTAAACTGCTAGGGAATCTTGGACGACTTGCATTTTATGGGCTCCTCAAACACAAGTACACCTTCAGTGAGCAGGACTTCAGGGCGTATGGGATAGATCTACTGTTAACTCAAAGCAGTCTTGGTGCAGGAGTTCTTGTTCGGGAGGAGTCAGCCATACACACAACATACCGATTCACTCATCTGACTCTGCAGGAGTTTCTTGCAGCTACTTTCTACCATGTCTCCTCCAAGCGGGCCATCTTTGACTTGTTCTCAGAAAGCACCATGTCCTGGCCCAAGATCGGTTTCCAGAATCACTTCAGAAGTGCCTTTCAGCGCGCACAACAAACTGAAGATGGTCATTTGGATGTGTTTGTGCGCTTCCTGACAGGCCTGCTGTGTCCAGTGGCACTTAAACCTCTCGCTGGGCTGTTGGCCCTTGGGAAAGAGGATGGTAATCAGAAGGCCTGGGCAGCAGGGTTTTTACAAGGCCTCTTGGTCAGCGGGGGTGTTGTGGTGTCCCTGCGTGCAGTGAACCTGGCTTATTGTTTGCAGGAGCTGCAACAAACAGAGATGTTGCGGAGTGTAGAGGAAGATTTGCGGCTCGGCAGCCTAGCGGGGAAGTTAACCCGGGCTCACTGTGTTGTGCTGGGCTACCTGCTGCATGTGTCTCCACAGTGCAGTGAACAGACAAACCTAACAGGCTCTTTGAACTACACCACAGTGAAATGTTTGCTTCCACAGTTGCTGTACTGCAGCCATCTCAG GTTAGAGAATAATCACTTCAAAGATGATGTCATGGAATTGCTGGGAAGCCTCCTGAGCGCCAAAGACTGCCATATTCAGAAAATAAG TTTGGCAGAGAACGCCATCAGCAACAAAGGTGCAAAAGCACTGAGTCGAGCCCTGTTGGTGAACCGGACACTAACTGCTCTCAA TCTCCGGAACAACAACATTGGCTCTAAAGGGGCAAAGTTCCTGGCAGAAGCTCTGAAAATGAACCAAGTCCTGGTATCAATCAA CTTCCAGAACAATGCCATTGAGGAGGAAGGTGCCCAGGCACTTGCAGAAGTACTGCAGTGCAACCGCAGATTAGTGTCACTGAA TATACGGAAGAATACAATCGGAGCAGGAGGAGCCAAAAGGATTGCAAATGCACTGAAGACAAACCAGACTCTCACAAAGTTGAT TCTTTGTAGCAACCAGCTTGGGGACAAAGGAACAATCGCTCTTGCAGAGGCTTTGACACTCAACCACACTCTGCTCTCGCTTCA ACTTCAGAGTAActcaatcagcaacagggggaTGACTGCCTTAACCAAAGCACTTAGGCTAAACCGTGGCCTTGTTTCCTTGAA TTTAAGGGAGAACTCAATCGGGGTGGAGGGAGCAAAGAACATGGCCCAGGCCCTCCATGAGAACAACTCTCTACAGAACCTTGA TCTCACAGCCAATCTATTGCATGATGAAGGGGTTCAAGCTATAGCTGGCGCAATCAAGTTTAATCAAGGCCTCACCTCTTTGCA TCTCCAGTGGAATTTCATCAAGTCCTCTGCCACTAAAGCTCTGGCCCATGCTCTGCTCTCCAATGGCACAATGCAGCTCTTGGA tctaCAGGAGAATGCTATTGGGAATGAAGGCGTCACTTTTCTTGCGGAAGCCCTGAAAACCAATGCTTCTCTTCGTACATTATG TCTCCAGGGGGTCACAGCGGGCACAAATGGCGCCATTGCCATGGCAGCGGCTCTAATGACCAACCAAACCCTGCAAACATTAGA tctaCGTGGGAACACTGTAGGGATGGAGGGAGCGAAGGCTCTGGCTAATGCACTGAAGAGCAACAGAAGCCTCAAGTCCTTGAA TTTGCAGGAGAACAATCTTGGGATGGATGGAGCCATATTCATTGCAATGGCCTTGAAGGGAAACCACCAACTGACATACATCAa TTTGCAGGGAAATGGCATTGGCGAATCTGGAGCCAAGGTCATATCTGATGCCATAAGAGCCAATGCTCCTGGCTGTGTGGTGGACATCTGA
- the nlrc3 gene encoding NLR family CARD domain-containing protein 3 isoform X2 has translation MEMKAHYDSILDRSKRITWQDDCYVDLQSTSCSLSARAETEDLGWIQKHQDQLQRFTTTSFLEGMLTHLRKMNMLSSAEGTKIKEAGRLPDQVNMLTTIVTGKDTQGSVALQGYIESSNCQEAQLIINHDYMVKEHKEVLLRQYEQNRDRDSVSCPKLNISSRTLLLVDGLSDLQQKEHDLMQVGATRGGKRNHLRQLPLAKLLEPMTRVSLPPRVSVTVGVAGIGKTTWVRHFIRQWSQGAICTDVSFILPFTFCELNSLEKLSAERLVKMTFPHLTDPSLILSSSCQTLLIFDGLDEFRFTLNFSDAAPCNDPKKEVSIDDLVTNIIRGNLLPDVAVWVTSRPGVASLIPGGLVDRVTEVPGFSPKDIQIFLNHHFSEREFASKIWAHLESHKILMVMCYIPCICWIVADTLMYIIQSGTQESLPRTCTELYAHFCSMKAEVGEPRGREPVKMEQLHGGNRKLLGNLGRLAFYGLLKHKYTFSEQDFRAYGIDLLLTQSSLGAGVLVREESAIHTTYRFTHLTLQEFLAATFYHVSSKRAIFDLFSESTMSWPKIGFQNHFRSAFQRAQQTEDGHLDVFVRFLTGLLCPVALKPLAGLLALGKEDGNQKAWAAGFLQGLLVSGGVVVSLRAVNLAYCLQELQQTEMLRSVEEDLRLGSLAGKLTRAHCVVLGYLLHVSPQCSEQTNLTGSLNYTTVKCLLPQLLYCSHLRLENNHFKDDVMELLGSLLSAKDCHIQKISLAENAISNKGAKALSRALLVNRTLTALNLRNNNIGSKGAKFLAEALKMNQVLVSINFQNNAIEEEGAQALAEVLQCNRRLVSLNIRKNTIGAGGAKRIANALKTNQTLTKLILCSNQLGDKGTIALAEALTLNHTLLSLQLQSNSISNRGMTALTKALRLNRGLVSLNLRENSIGVEGAKNMAQALHENNSLQNLDLTANLLHDEGVQAIAGAIKFNQGLTSLHLQENAIGNEGVTFLAEALKTNASLRTLCLQGVTAGTNGAIAMAAALMTNQTLQTLDLRGNTVGMEGAKALANALKSNRSLKSLNLQENNLGMDGAIFIAMALKGNHQLTYINLQGNGIGESGAKVISDAIRANAPGCVVDI, from the exons ATGGAGATGAAGGCACATTACGATTCTATCCTGGACCGAAGCAAACGCATTACGTGGCAGGACGACTGCTACGTGGATCTCCAGTCTAcgtcctgctctctctctgcacgAGCAGAAACGGAGG ATCTTGGCTGGATCCAAAAGCATCAAGACCAGTTGCAACGCTTCACGACAACATCCTTCCTGGAGGGGATGCTCACCCACCTGAGAAAGATGAATATGCTGAGTTCAGCTGAGGGGACCAAGATCAAGGAAGCGGGCCGGCTGCCAGACCAGGTTAACATGCTCACAACTATTGTCACTGGCAAGGACACTCAAGGCTCTGTTGCTCTCCAGGGTTACATAGAGAGCTCAAATTGTCAGGAGGCCCAGCTCATCATAAACCACG attACATGGTGAAGGAGCACAAAGAGGTGCTTTTACGGCAATATGAgcagaacagagacagagattcAGTCAGCTGCCCCAAACTTAACATCTCCTCAAGAACCTTACTTCTGGTCGATGGACTTTCTGACCTGCAGCAAAAGGAACATGACCTGATGCAGGTGGGGGCAACTCGCGGAGGGAAAAGAAATCATCTCAGACAGCTGCCGCTGGCCAAGCTTCTGGAACCCATGACCCGGGTCAGTTTGCCTCCCAGGGTCTCCGTCACAGTCGGTGTTGCCGGTATCGGCAAAACCACCTGGGTCCGACACTTCATCAGACAATGGAGCCAAGGGGCCATCTGTACAGATGTGAGCTTCATATTACCTTTCACCTTTTGTGAGCTGAACTCACTGGAGAAGCTTTCAGCTGAGAGACTGGTGAAAATGACTTTTCCTCACTTAACAGACCCCAGTCTGATCCTGAGCAGCTCCTGCCAGACACTGCTCATATTTGATGGTTTGGATGAATTCCGCTTTACTTTAAATTTCTCTGATGCAGCACCCTGCAATGACCCAAAAAAAGAAGTTTCCATTGACGACTTGGTTACTAACATCATCCGCGGTAATCTTCTCCCTGATGTAGCAGTGTGGGTGACTTCCaggccaggtgtggcctcgCTCATTCCTGGAGGACTGGTAGACAGGGTGACTGAGGTCCCAGGATTCAGCCCGAAGGACATCCAGATCTTCCTAAACCATCACTTCTCAGAGAGAGAATTTGCCAGCAAAATATGGGCACACTTAGAGTCGCATAAGATCTTAATGGTGATGTGCTACATACCATGCATTTGCTGGATAGTAGCTGATACTCTGATGTACATAATACAGAGTGGAACACAGGAAAGCCTTCCAAGGACTTGCACTGAGCTCTACGCCCACTTCTGTTCCATGAAGGCAGAAGTAGGTGAACCGAGAGGCAGGGAGCCTGTAAAAATGGAGCAGCTTCATGGGGGCAATCGTAAACTGCTAGGGAATCTTGGACGACTTGCATTTTATGGGCTCCTCAAACACAAGTACACCTTCAGTGAGCAGGACTTCAGGGCGTATGGGATAGATCTACTGTTAACTCAAAGCAGTCTTGGTGCAGGAGTTCTTGTTCGGGAGGAGTCAGCCATACACACAACATACCGATTCACTCATCTGACTCTGCAGGAGTTTCTTGCAGCTACTTTCTACCATGTCTCCTCCAAGCGGGCCATCTTTGACTTGTTCTCAGAAAGCACCATGTCCTGGCCCAAGATCGGTTTCCAGAATCACTTCAGAAGTGCCTTTCAGCGCGCACAACAAACTGAAGATGGTCATTTGGATGTGTTTGTGCGCTTCCTGACAGGCCTGCTGTGTCCAGTGGCACTTAAACCTCTCGCTGGGCTGTTGGCCCTTGGGAAAGAGGATGGTAATCAGAAGGCCTGGGCAGCAGGGTTTTTACAAGGCCTCTTGGTCAGCGGGGGTGTTGTGGTGTCCCTGCGTGCAGTGAACCTGGCTTATTGTTTGCAGGAGCTGCAACAAACAGAGATGTTGCGGAGTGTAGAGGAAGATTTGCGGCTCGGCAGCCTAGCGGGGAAGTTAACCCGGGCTCACTGTGTTGTGCTGGGCTACCTGCTGCATGTGTCTCCACAGTGCAGTGAACAGACAAACCTAACAGGCTCTTTGAACTACACCACAGTGAAATGTTTGCTTCCACAGTTGCTGTACTGCAGCCATCTCAG GTTAGAGAATAATCACTTCAAAGATGATGTCATGGAATTGCTGGGAAGCCTCCTGAGCGCCAAAGACTGCCATATTCAGAAAATAAG TTTGGCAGAGAACGCCATCAGCAACAAAGGTGCAAAAGCACTGAGTCGAGCCCTGTTGGTGAACCGGACACTAACTGCTCTCAA TCTCCGGAACAACAACATTGGCTCTAAAGGGGCAAAGTTCCTGGCAGAAGCTCTGAAAATGAACCAAGTCCTGGTATCAATCAA CTTCCAGAACAATGCCATTGAGGAGGAAGGTGCCCAGGCACTTGCAGAAGTACTGCAGTGCAACCGCAGATTAGTGTCACTGAA TATACGGAAGAATACAATCGGAGCAGGAGGAGCCAAAAGGATTGCAAATGCACTGAAGACAAACCAGACTCTCACAAAGTTGAT TCTTTGTAGCAACCAGCTTGGGGACAAAGGAACAATCGCTCTTGCAGAGGCTTTGACACTCAACCACACTCTGCTCTCGCTTCA ACTTCAGAGTAActcaatcagcaacagggggaTGACTGCCTTAACCAAAGCACTTAGGCTAAACCGTGGCCTTGTTTCCTTGAA TTTAAGGGAGAACTCAATCGGGGTGGAGGGAGCAAAGAACATGGCCCAGGCCCTCCATGAGAACAACTCTCTACAGAACCTTGA TCTCACAGCCAATCTATTGCATGATGAAGGGGTTCAAGCTATAGCTGGCGCAATCAAGTTTAATCAAGGCCTCACCTCTTTGCA tctaCAGGAGAATGCTATTGGGAATGAAGGCGTCACTTTTCTTGCGGAAGCCCTGAAAACCAATGCTTCTCTTCGTACATTATG TCTCCAGGGGGTCACAGCGGGCACAAATGGCGCCATTGCCATGGCAGCGGCTCTAATGACCAACCAAACCCTGCAAACATTAGA tctaCGTGGGAACACTGTAGGGATGGAGGGAGCGAAGGCTCTGGCTAATGCACTGAAGAGCAACAGAAGCCTCAAGTCCTTGAA TTTGCAGGAGAACAATCTTGGGATGGATGGAGCCATATTCATTGCAATGGCCTTGAAGGGAAACCACCAACTGACATACATCAa TTTGCAGGGAAATGGCATTGGCGAATCTGGAGCCAAGGTCATATCTGATGCCATAAGAGCCAATGCTCCTGGCTGTGTGGTGGACATCTGA